Proteins encoded by one window of Methyloterricola oryzae:
- the hda gene encoding DnaA regulatory inactivator Hda, which produces MSRQVPLPFAFNAELGFEQFHSGGNEETVAHLRRLAASPDEPLLYLWGGESSGKSHLLQACCREAHAAGLAVSYLPLALLIEYGSEVLEGLEQQDLVCLDDIDLLAGQPPWEQALFRLFNRLRDGGHRLMVSAGVPPAELSIALPDLKTRLSWGLTLMLRPLEDEDRLAALSLQARSLGLDLPPSVGRFLLAHYRRDLASLRQLLERLDQASLAAKRKLTIPFLKTYLEESS; this is translated from the coding sequence ATGTCCCGGCAAGTTCCCCTGCCCTTCGCCTTCAACGCCGAACTGGGTTTCGAGCAGTTCCATTCCGGCGGCAACGAAGAAACCGTGGCCCATTTGCGCCGGCTCGCGGCCAGCCCCGATGAACCCTTACTCTACCTCTGGGGCGGCGAAAGTTCGGGCAAGTCGCATCTTTTACAAGCCTGCTGCCGGGAAGCCCATGCCGCCGGGCTGGCCGTGTCCTACTTGCCCCTGGCCCTGCTCATAGAATACGGCAGCGAGGTACTGGAAGGGCTGGAGCAACAGGATCTGGTCTGCCTGGACGACATCGACCTTCTGGCCGGCCAGCCGCCCTGGGAGCAGGCCTTGTTCCGCCTGTTCAATCGCCTGCGCGATGGCGGGCACCGGCTGATGGTTTCGGCCGGTGTGCCGCCCGCCGAGCTTTCCATCGCCCTGCCGGACCTGAAGACCCGCCTGAGTTGGGGGCTGACCTTGATGCTCAGACCTCTGGAGGACGAGGACCGGCTCGCGGCCCTGTCGCTACAGGCGCGCAGCCTGGGCCTGGACCTGCCGCCCTCGGTCGGACGTTTCCTGCTCGCCCATTACCGGCGCGACCTGGCGAGCCTTCGGCAGTTGCTGGAGCGCCTGGATCAGGCCAGCCTGGCCGCCAAGCGCAAGCTCACCATCCCGTTTCTGAAAACCTATCTGGAAGAATCCTCATGA
- a CDS encoding DUF2069 domain-containing protein: MTFAARHAAAAALCGYFALLILWVVWATLLAPLHHAPTALVLSVGTLPLLPWLRGLLYDRRSSYVWLGLFSLGYFIHGIGAATDAGNRAPALLEVGFSLLLFGACLLRLKH, encoded by the coding sequence GTGACCTTCGCTGCACGCCACGCCGCGGCTGCAGCCCTGTGCGGCTATTTCGCCCTGCTGATCCTCTGGGTGGTCTGGGCCACGCTGCTGGCGCCGCTCCATCACGCCCCCACCGCCCTGGTGCTCAGCGTAGGCACCCTGCCCCTGCTGCCCTGGCTGCGCGGCTTGCTCTACGACCGGCGCAGCTCCTATGTGTGGCTGGGACTGTTCAGCCTCGGCTATTTCATACACGGCATAGGCGCCGCGACTGATGCCGGCAACCGCGCTCCGGCCCTGCTGGAAGTGGGCTTCAGCCTGCTCCTGTTCGGCGCCTGCCTGCTGCGTTTGAAACACTAG
- the wrbA gene encoding NAD(P)H:quinone oxidoreductase — translation MVEILILYYSRYGSTTEMANLVARGVEEVPGATAKIRTVPEISTVTEATAEPVPETGAPYATLDDLKNCDGLAMGSPTHFGNMAAPMKYFLDNTSALWFSGDLAGKPAGVFTSTSSMHGGQEATLLTMLLPLLHHGMILVGIPSQESALSKTTSGGTPYGPSRHTGGKEGITEDENKLCRAFGARLAKVALALKNAKL, via the coding sequence ATGGTCGAAATCCTGATTCTCTACTACAGCCGCTACGGCTCCACCACCGAAATGGCCAATCTCGTGGCCCGCGGCGTCGAGGAAGTGCCGGGCGCGACGGCCAAGATCCGCACCGTGCCCGAAATCTCCACCGTGACCGAGGCGACGGCCGAACCCGTGCCGGAAACCGGCGCGCCCTACGCCACCCTGGACGATCTGAAAAACTGCGACGGCCTGGCCATGGGCAGCCCGACCCATTTCGGCAACATGGCCGCGCCCATGAAATACTTCCTGGACAACACCAGCGCCCTCTGGTTTTCCGGCGATCTGGCGGGCAAGCCGGCGGGTGTCTTTACCTCCACCTCATCCATGCACGGCGGCCAGGAAGCCACCCTGCTGACCATGCTGCTGCCCCTGCTGCATCACGGCATGATCCTGGTGGGCATTCCCAGCCAGGAATCGGCCCTGAGCAAGACCACCTCGGGCGGCACGCCCTACGGCCCCAGCCGGCACACCGGCGGCAAGGAAGGCATCACCGAGGACGAGAACAAACTGTGCCGCGCCTTCGGCGCCCGCTTGGCAAAGGTGGCCCTGGCGCTGAAGAACGCCAAGCTGTGA
- a CDS encoding MFS transporter, producing MHKQSIVHEQAIASMAGRIERLPVCGFHRRFISLIALGGWFDFYDIFMMAYIGAAMQNSGFLTRDEFTLTISAGFLGMFLGTIVFGMGSDRFGRRTAFLFMLLIYSLFTLLGAFAENAWQLIVLRALAGLGIGAELTVIDTYVSEMVPSRVRGRYVAITQVVGFTAIPVVALAAKLLVPTHWLLEGWRWVMLMGAGGALFVWYLRRKLPESPRWLEIAGRHPQAEAVMSAIEDQVRHSTRAELPAVPAIAVTTGAKASLRELWQPQYRGRTLLLAVFHLLQTIGIYGFANWAPTFLLAQGKSLGESLEYGFLIALVSPVGPLLCVLSTELFERKWAIVVLATLMAASGMLFPFADTAWQIVATGAVLTLFTYWFSAVLHAYQAELFPTRVRATGVGFTYSISRLSVILSTPIIGLLLAHGVLPVFLFMGAAMLGVALLIAAFGPRTNALCLEEVSR from the coding sequence ATGCATAAACAATCTATTGTCCATGAGCAGGCAATCGCCAGCATGGCGGGCCGCATCGAGCGGCTTCCGGTGTGCGGCTTCCACCGCCGTTTCATTTCCCTCATCGCCCTGGGCGGCTGGTTCGACTTCTACGACATTTTCATGATGGCCTACATCGGCGCGGCCATGCAGAACTCCGGGTTCCTGACCCGCGACGAGTTCACCCTGACCATTTCCGCCGGTTTCCTGGGCATGTTCCTGGGCACCATCGTATTCGGCATGGGCAGCGACCGATTCGGCCGCCGCACCGCCTTCCTGTTCATGCTGCTGATCTATTCGCTGTTCACCCTGCTGGGCGCCTTTGCCGAAAACGCCTGGCAGCTGATCGTCCTGCGCGCCCTGGCCGGGCTCGGCATCGGCGCGGAACTGACGGTGATCGACACCTATGTCTCGGAAATGGTTCCCAGCCGCGTGCGCGGCCGCTATGTGGCCATCACCCAGGTGGTGGGGTTCACGGCGATTCCAGTGGTGGCCCTAGCGGCCAAGCTGCTGGTGCCCACCCACTGGCTGCTGGAGGGCTGGCGCTGGGTCATGCTCATGGGCGCTGGTGGCGCGCTGTTCGTCTGGTATCTTCGCCGCAAGCTCCCGGAGTCGCCACGCTGGCTGGAGATCGCCGGCCGCCACCCGCAAGCGGAGGCCGTGATGAGCGCCATCGAGGATCAGGTCCGCCACAGCACCCGCGCGGAGCTGCCAGCCGTGCCCGCGATTGCCGTCACGACCGGGGCCAAGGCCTCGCTGCGGGAACTCTGGCAACCGCAATACCGTGGCCGTACCCTGCTGCTGGCCGTCTTCCATCTGCTGCAGACCATAGGCATCTACGGTTTCGCCAACTGGGCGCCCACCTTTCTGCTGGCCCAGGGCAAGAGCCTGGGCGAGTCCCTGGAATACGGCTTCCTCATCGCCCTGGTCAGCCCCGTGGGCCCCTTGCTATGCGTCCTGAGCACCGAACTGTTCGAGCGCAAATGGGCCATCGTGGTCCTGGCCACGCTCATGGCCGCGAGCGGCATGCTCTTCCCCTTTGCCGACACCGCCTGGCAGATTGTCGCCACCGGCGCGGTGCTGACCCTGTTCACCTACTGGTTCTCGGCGGTGCTGCACGCCTACCAGGCGGAGCTCTTTCCCACCCGGGTGAGGGCGACTGGCGTCGGTTTCACTTACAGCATCAGCCGCCTCAGCGTGATCTTGTCGACCCCCATCATCGGCCTGCTGCTGGCCCACGGGGTGCTCCCGGTGTTCCTGTTCATGGGCGCGGCCATGCTTGGCGTCGCCCTGCTCATCGCCGCTTTCGGGCCCCGGACCAATGCGCTGTGCTTGGAAGAAGTTTCGCGCTGA
- a CDS encoding citrate synthase — MSTAKLELNNKTYEVPLIEGTEGEKAMDVTRLRAETGYITLDPSYANTGSCLSSITYIDGDAGILRYRGIDIAELCEKSTFMEVSYLLIYGHLPSQEEYQRFKDKITYHSLIHEDMKSFFTSYPGHAHPMAILSAMVCSLSVYHPQLLKPDQTDEERDETITRLLSKVRVLAAFAYKRSVGRAFVYTKPELDYLSNFMHMMFTTPIQPYVADEVIRKALDVLFILHADHEQNCSTSTVRMVGSSKANLFAAISAGICALWGPLHGGANQAVIEMLEAINKDGGSYKKFIDKAKDKSDPFKLMGFGHRVYKNYDPRAQIIKKYCDKVLDHLGINDPILEIAKGLEEAALTDPYFIERKLYPNVDFYSGIIYRAMRIPTNMFTVMFALGRLPGWIAHWKEMIEDPGMKIARPRQIYTGEGHHNYVDIGIRP, encoded by the coding sequence ATGAGTACCGCCAAACTCGAACTCAACAACAAGACCTATGAAGTTCCCCTCATCGAGGGCACCGAAGGCGAGAAGGCCATGGATGTCACGCGCCTTCGGGCCGAGACAGGCTACATCACGCTAGACCCCAGCTACGCCAACACCGGCTCCTGTCTCTCGTCCATCACCTACATCGATGGCGATGCCGGCATCCTACGCTACCGGGGCATTGATATCGCCGAGTTGTGCGAGAAGTCGACCTTCATGGAAGTGTCCTATCTGCTGATCTACGGCCATCTGCCGAGCCAGGAGGAATATCAGCGCTTCAAGGACAAGATCACCTATCACTCCCTGATACACGAGGACATGAAGAGCTTCTTCACCTCGTACCCGGGCCATGCCCATCCCATGGCCATACTCTCCGCCATGGTGTGCTCCCTCTCGGTGTATCACCCGCAGTTGCTGAAGCCCGACCAGACCGACGAGGAGCGGGACGAGACCATCACGCGCCTGCTGTCCAAGGTTCGGGTCCTGGCGGCATTCGCCTACAAGCGCTCAGTAGGCCGAGCGTTCGTCTACACCAAGCCGGAACTGGATTACCTGTCCAACTTCATGCACATGATGTTCACCACCCCGATCCAGCCCTATGTGGCGGACGAGGTGATTCGGAAGGCCCTGGACGTGCTGTTCATCCTCCATGCGGACCACGAGCAGAATTGCTCGACCTCCACCGTGCGCATGGTGGGTTCCTCCAAGGCCAATCTGTTCGCCGCCATTTCCGCCGGCATCTGCGCCCTGTGGGGACCCTTGCATGGCGGCGCCAACCAGGCGGTGATTGAGATGCTGGAGGCCATCAACAAGGACGGCGGCAGCTACAAGAAATTCATCGACAAGGCCAAGGACAAGTCGGACCCTTTCAAGCTCATGGGCTTCGGGCACCGCGTCTACAAGAACTACGATCCGCGCGCGCAGATCATCAAGAAATACTGCGACAAGGTGCTGGACCACCTGGGGATCAACGACCCTATCCTGGAAATCGCCAAGGGTCTGGAGGAAGCCGCCCTCACCGATCCCTATTTCATCGAGCGCAAGCTCTACCCCAACGTGGACTTCTACTCGGGCATCATCTACCGCGCCATGCGCATTCCCACCAACATGTTCACGGTGATGTTCGCGCTGGGGCGCCTGCCCGGCTGGATCGCCCACTGGAAGGAGATGATCGAGGACCCGGGCATGAAGATAGCCCGCCCCCGCCAGATCTACACCGGCGAGGGGCATCACAACTACGTGGATATTGGCATCCGCCCCTGA
- the mscL gene encoding large-conductance mechanosensitive channel protein MscL, producing MLKDFKEFAMRGNVVDMAVGIIIGASFGGIVKSLVDDVLMPPIGMLLGNVDFSNLYLVLKEGATPGPYAALAEAKKAGAVTINYGLFANSVISFLIVAFAVFLLVRALNKLKKEAPPADPTTTECPHCASVIALKAKRCPNCTLPV from the coding sequence ATGCTGAAAGACTTCAAAGAGTTCGCGATGCGCGGCAATGTGGTGGACATGGCCGTCGGTATCATCATCGGCGCTTCCTTCGGCGGCATCGTCAAGTCGCTGGTAGACGATGTGCTGATGCCGCCCATCGGCATGCTGCTGGGCAACGTGGATTTTTCCAATCTTTACCTCGTCCTCAAGGAAGGCGCGACGCCGGGCCCCTATGCTGCTCTGGCCGAGGCGAAGAAGGCGGGCGCGGTCACCATCAATTACGGGCTATTCGCCAATTCCGTGATCAGTTTTCTGATCGTCGCCTTTGCCGTGTTCCTCCTAGTGCGTGCCTTGAACAAGCTCAAGAAGGAAGCCCCTCCGGCCGACCCGACCACCACCGAGTGTCCCCATTGCGCTTCCGTCATTGCACTGAAGGCCAAGCGCTGCCCCAATTGCACCTTGCCGGTTTGA
- a CDS encoding cation diffusion facilitator family transporter yields the protein MSHSHQHDAAGNGNSRARLALSLLVTLAFVVFEAIAGIYANSLALLTDAAHNLTDVLALALSWWALRLADQPSHAGKTYGYHRAGILAAMVNSSTLVVIAIGIFYESYRRLLEPPPVAEDILMTVGAAAFVVNGLTAWLVSHGSEHDLNLRSAFVHLMGDLFSSVGAVAAGVAIWLTGINWFDPLASVLIGLLIVWNAWTILRETVEILLESTPRDIDMSQVVRDLMQIEGVRGVHDLHVWSISKSLRMLSAHIVTDDIPISQGVLIQRRVNNFMGERYSIAHSTLQLECEGCEPDLLYCDITKANGHTRVDCHAGHDH from the coding sequence TTGTCCCACTCACACCAACATGATGCCGCCGGGAACGGTAATTCGCGTGCGCGGCTCGCCCTGTCGCTGCTGGTCACCCTGGCATTCGTCGTTTTTGAAGCGATCGCCGGCATCTATGCCAACAGTCTGGCGCTGCTGACGGATGCCGCCCACAACCTGACCGACGTGCTGGCGCTGGCGCTGAGCTGGTGGGCGTTGCGCCTCGCCGACCAACCCTCGCATGCGGGCAAGACCTATGGTTATCACCGGGCTGGCATCCTGGCGGCGATGGTCAATTCCAGCACCCTGGTGGTGATCGCCATCGGCATCTTCTATGAATCCTACCGGCGGTTGCTGGAACCGCCGCCGGTGGCGGAGGATATCCTGATGACGGTGGGTGCCGCCGCTTTCGTGGTAAATGGCTTGACCGCCTGGCTGGTGAGTCATGGCAGTGAGCATGACCTCAACCTGCGCAGCGCCTTCGTGCATCTGATGGGGGATCTGTTTTCCAGCGTGGGCGCGGTCGCTGCCGGTGTCGCCATCTGGCTGACAGGCATCAACTGGTTCGATCCCTTGGCCAGCGTCCTCATCGGCTTGCTGATCGTCTGGAATGCCTGGACCATCCTGCGGGAAACCGTGGAGATCCTGCTGGAAAGCACGCCGCGCGACATCGACATGAGCCAGGTGGTGCGCGACCTGATGCAGATCGAAGGGGTGCGCGGAGTCCACGACCTGCACGTGTGGAGCATCTCCAAGAGCCTGCGCATGCTGTCAGCGCATATCGTCACCGACGACATACCGATAAGCCAGGGAGTCCTCATCCAGCGGCGGGTGAACAACTTCATGGGGGAGCGCTACAGCATCGCCCATTCCACCCTGCAATTGGAATGCGAGGGCTGCGAACCGGATCTTCTCTACTGCGATATCACCAAGGCCAACGGGCATACGCGCGTGGATTGCCACGCCGGGCATGACCATTGA
- the queG gene encoding tRNA epoxyqueuosine(34) reductase QueG: MPDTVTLARHIKAWGRELGFQALGITDIDLSEAEGQLQAWLDDGFHGEMDYMARHGSKRSRPQELVPGTLRVISARMDYLPEPRESLRERLEDPAAAYISRYALGRDYHKLMRARLQQLATRIEAAVGPFGYRVFTDSAPVLEKALAEKAGLGWIGKHSNLIDRKAGSWFFLGEIYTDLPLPVDTPLPNHCGSCKACIDVCPTRAIVAPYRVDARLCISYLTIELKGPIPLELRPAMGNRIFGCDDCQMVCPWNRYAHLTAEGDFAPRHGLDTAALLDLFAWDEDSFNRRTEGSAIRRIGYERWLRNIAVALGNAPTSGLVIAALQARASHPSELVREHVCWALTRHGN, from the coding sequence TTGCCCGACACGGTCACCCTCGCCCGCCACATCAAGGCCTGGGGAAGGGAACTCGGCTTTCAGGCCCTGGGCATCACGGACATCGACCTCAGCGAGGCGGAGGGCCAACTGCAGGCTTGGCTGGACGACGGCTTCCACGGCGAGATGGACTATATGGCGCGTCATGGCAGCAAACGCAGCCGGCCGCAGGAACTGGTGCCAGGCACGCTGCGGGTCATCAGCGCGCGCATGGACTACCTGCCAGAACCTCGGGAAAGCCTGCGCGAGCGCCTGGAAGACCCCGCAGCGGCGTATATTTCGCGCTATGCCCTGGGCCGGGACTACCACAAGCTCATGCGAGCGCGCCTGCAGCAACTGGCCACGCGCATCGAAGCGGCGGTGGGGCCATTCGGCTATCGGGTCTTCACCGACAGTGCGCCGGTGTTGGAAAAGGCGCTCGCCGAAAAAGCCGGGCTGGGCTGGATCGGCAAGCATTCCAACCTGATCGACCGGAAGGCGGGCTCTTGGTTCTTCCTGGGCGAGATCTATACCGACCTGCCCCTGCCGGTGGACACGCCATTGCCCAATCATTGCGGCAGTTGCAAGGCCTGCATCGACGTCTGCCCCACCCGGGCCATCGTCGCACCTTACCGGGTCGACGCGCGCCTTTGCATCTCCTACCTGACCATCGAACTCAAGGGTCCCATCCCGCTGGAACTGCGACCGGCCATGGGCAACCGTATCTTTGGCTGCGACGATTGCCAAATGGTCTGCCCTTGGAACCGTTACGCGCACTTGACCGCTGAAGGCGATTTCGCGCCCCGCCATGGACTCGATACCGCCGCCTTGCTGGACCTGTTCGCCTGGGACGAAGACAGCTTCAACCGCCGGACGGAAGGCTCGGCCATCCGCCGCATCGGCTACGAGCGCTGGCTGCGCAATATCGCCGTGGCACTCGGCAACGCGCCAACGTCGGGCCTGGTCATAGCGGCCCTGCAGGCCCGAGCCAGCCATCCCTCCGAACTGGTGCGCGAGCACGTGTGCTGGGCGTTGACGCGCCATGGGAATTGA
- a CDS encoding bifunctional ADP-dependent NAD(P)H-hydrate dehydratase/NAD(P)H-hydrate epimerase, whose translation MTTHDNPSLPRHLFRAEQVRAMDRFAIETIGIPGYELMCRAGAAALDVLRQRWPGARTVSVLCGSGNNGGDGYVLARLARAEGMDVRVYPVADPAHLRGDALKAWQDYRQADGPVLDFIPEGFEGAEVLVDGLLGTGLDRPVSGVYEQVIGAINRFAGGVLALDIPSGLHADTGAILGAAVRAQVTVSFIGLKQGLFTGEGPDCCGELRFADLDTPVAVQHSQKASAELLPCPPLDLPTRSRTAHKGHCGHVLVVGGDCGFAGAARMAAEAAARVGAGLVSIATRPQHASVLNLTRPELMCRGVESAAELDGLLRSASVVAVGPGLGQSPWARDLFRAVIDSALPLVVDADGLNLLAADPRRRDDWVLTPHPGEAGRLLGVASGEVQRDRFAAAASLQERYGGVLVLKGAGSLVRGGDDVPRICRLGNPGMASGGMGDVLTGVIAGLIAQGVSVQTAAEMGVVAHAAAADLAAAEGGERGLLASDLFPHLRRLVNP comes from the coding sequence ATGACTACCCACGACAATCCGAGTTTGCCGCGGCATCTGTTCCGGGCCGAGCAGGTCCGTGCGATGGACCGTTTCGCCATCGAAACCATCGGTATTCCAGGTTACGAGCTGATGTGCCGGGCTGGCGCGGCGGCACTGGACGTACTCCGCCAGCGCTGGCCGGGCGCGCGCACCGTATCGGTTCTGTGCGGGAGCGGCAACAACGGCGGCGATGGCTATGTGCTGGCGCGCCTGGCCAGGGCCGAGGGCATGGACGTGCGGGTCTATCCGGTCGCCGACCCGGCACACTTGCGCGGCGATGCGCTGAAAGCCTGGCAGGATTACCGCCAGGCGGATGGTCCGGTGCTGGATTTCATCCCGGAAGGTTTCGAAGGTGCCGAGGTACTGGTGGACGGGCTTCTGGGCACCGGGCTGGACCGCCCGGTCAGCGGCGTCTACGAACAGGTGATCGGTGCGATCAACCGCTTTGCGGGCGGCGTGCTGGCCCTGGATATTCCCTCGGGGCTCCATGCGGACACCGGCGCGATCCTGGGCGCGGCCGTGCGCGCTCAGGTCACTGTGAGTTTCATCGGCCTCAAGCAGGGCCTGTTCACCGGCGAGGGCCCGGATTGTTGCGGGGAGCTGCGTTTCGCCGATCTGGATACGCCGGTGGCGGTGCAGCATTCTCAGAAGGCTTCGGCGGAATTGCTTCCGTGCCCGCCGCTGGATTTGCCTACGCGTAGCCGAACCGCCCACAAGGGCCACTGCGGCCATGTGCTGGTGGTGGGCGGCGACTGCGGGTTTGCTGGCGCGGCCCGCATGGCGGCGGAAGCAGCGGCGCGGGTGGGCGCCGGACTGGTGTCCATCGCCACCCGGCCCCAGCATGCCTCGGTCTTGAATCTGACCCGCCCGGAACTCATGTGCCGTGGTGTGGAATCGGCGGCGGAACTGGACGGTCTGCTGCGCTCGGCCAGCGTGGTGGCGGTCGGCCCGGGACTCGGGCAATCCCCATGGGCACGGGATCTATTCAGGGCCGTAATCGACTCTGCCCTGCCTCTGGTGGTGGATGCCGACGGACTCAATCTGCTGGCGGCCGATCCGCGCCGGCGGGATGACTGGGTGCTGACGCCCCATCCGGGCGAGGCGGGTCGCCTGTTGGGAGTCGCTTCGGGGGAGGTTCAGCGCGACCGTTTCGCCGCCGCCGCGAGTCTGCAGGAGCGATACGGCGGTGTCCTGGTGCTGAAGGGAGCCGGCAGCCTTGTGCGCGGTGGGGATGACGTGCCCCGCATCTGCCGGCTCGGTAACCCCGGCATGGCTTCGGGCGGCATGGGCGATGTGCTGACGGGCGTCATCGCTGGCCTCATTGCCCAGGGAGTGAGTGTGCAGACGGCTGCAGAAATGGGTGTCGTGGCGCATGCGGCGGCGGCAGACCTGGCGGCCGCCGAGGGCGGCGAGCGCGGTTTGCTGGCCTCGGATCTTTTTCCGCATCTGCGGCGTCTGGTCAATCCATGA
- the tsaE gene encoding tRNA (adenosine(37)-N6)-threonylcarbamoyltransferase complex ATPase subunit type 1 TsaE, protein MKRLLADEAETLAFGGRLFDALIPGCVVFLHGDLGAGKTTLVRGALRAGGYTGAVKSPTYTLVEEYRIGEATFFHFDLYRLADPEELEWMGIRDFFRPDAICFVEWPERGAGLLPVADLDLSLLVHGTSRQLSALASTPCGEAVLRAMMDA, encoded by the coding sequence ATGAAGCGGCTGCTGGCGGACGAGGCGGAAACCTTGGCTTTCGGCGGGCGCTTGTTTGACGCCCTGATCCCGGGCTGCGTGGTGTTCCTGCACGGCGATTTGGGAGCCGGCAAGACTACCCTGGTGCGCGGCGCACTGCGCGCCGGCGGATACACCGGCGCCGTAAAAAGCCCCACGTATACCCTGGTGGAGGAATACCGGATCGGGGAAGCGACGTTCTTTCATTTCGACCTGTACCGGCTGGCCGATCCGGAGGAGTTGGAGTGGATGGGCATCCGGGATTTCTTCCGACCCGATGCCATTTGCTTTGTCGAGTGGCCCGAGCGCGGCGCCGGCCTGTTGCCAGTTGCCGATCTTGATCTATCCTTGCTCGTACACGGAACATCACGCCAGCTTTCGGCCCTGGCCTCAACCCCCTGCGGCGAGGCTGTACTGAGGGCGATGATGGACGCGTAA
- a CDS encoding N-acetylmuramoyl-L-alanine amidase, whose product MLNIASRLVFLLSLLVADAAAASQLKSISLATADRHARLLLDLSAPAESSLSLDPNHRRLVFRLRDTQMAATLKQPPASHPLVEGIKASADGHGMTLRIDLKKQVSAHCFPAHQGQQWVIQLAEDGNAAAARPTGSPRVETGPSRAAAASERVAPKTDSKADAKKVTAAARKSRSQERIIVIDAGHGGKDTGAIGPAGTREKDVVLAIARKLEAMVRAEPGMRAVLTRQSDQFVQLAERADISRREHADLFVSLHADAYINAEAKGSSVFTLSNNGASSVAARWLADRENSADLVGGVQLRDKGKVLASVLLDLSQNAAIEDSDHAAAHILDELGKGHELHHREVQKAGFVVLKSPDVPSLLVETAFISNPDEEKNLLSTKYQERVARAVFRGIRAYFADRGPHAPSQGTQQEAATSADILVAQD is encoded by the coding sequence ATGTTGAATATTGCAAGTCGCCTTGTTTTTCTGCTGTCGCTGCTGGTTGCAGATGCCGCAGCCGCCAGTCAGCTTAAATCCATCAGTCTCGCGACTGCGGACCGGCACGCGCGCCTGTTGCTGGATCTTTCCGCCCCCGCCGAATCATCCTTGAGTCTGGATCCAAACCACCGCCGACTGGTGTTCCGCTTGCGCGACACGCAGATGGCCGCCACATTGAAACAGCCCCCGGCGTCCCATCCCCTGGTTGAAGGCATAAAGGCCTCTGCGGATGGGCACGGCATGACCCTGCGGATTGACCTCAAGAAGCAGGTGAGTGCGCATTGTTTTCCGGCCCATCAGGGCCAGCAATGGGTCATCCAGTTGGCCGAAGATGGTAACGCGGCCGCGGCCAGGCCGACAGGCTCGCCCCGGGTAGAGACCGGGCCATCGCGGGCCGCCGCAGCCAGCGAGCGGGTTGCCCCAAAGACGGATTCCAAGGCGGATGCCAAGAAGGTCACGGCGGCTGCGCGCAAGTCCCGTTCCCAGGAACGCATCATCGTCATCGACGCCGGTCACGGCGGGAAGGACACGGGCGCCATCGGGCCGGCAGGGACCCGTGAGAAGGATGTGGTGCTGGCCATCGCCCGCAAGCTGGAGGCGATGGTCCGCGCGGAGCCGGGCATGCGCGCCGTGCTCACGCGGCAATCCGACCAGTTCGTGCAGTTGGCAGAGCGCGCCGACATCAGCCGCCGCGAACACGCCGACCTGTTCGTGTCCCTGCATGCCGATGCCTATATCAATGCCGAAGCCAAAGGCTCGTCTGTTTTCACGCTTTCCAACAACGGCGCCAGCAGCGTCGCGGCGCGCTGGCTGGCTGATCGGGAAAATAGCGCGGATCTGGTGGGCGGCGTGCAGTTGCGCGACAAGGGCAAGGTACTGGCGTCCGTGCTGTTGGATCTGTCCCAGAATGCGGCCATCGAGGACAGCGATCATGCCGCCGCGCACATTCTGGACGAACTCGGGAAGGGGCACGAGCTTCATCACCGTGAAGTCCAGAAAGCCGGCTTCGTGGTGCTGAAATCGCCGGACGTGCCATCGCTGCTGGTGGAAACGGCTTTCATCTCCAATCCGGACGAAGAGAAAAACCTGCTCAGCACGAAATACCAGGAGCGGGTCGCGCGGGCGGTATTTCGCGGGATACGCGCCTATTTCGCCGATCGAGGCCCGCATGCCCCGTCCCAGGGCACGCAGCAGGAGGCCGCCACATCCGCAGACATACTGGTGGCGCAAGACTGA